From a single Dromaius novaehollandiae isolate bDroNov1 chromosome 13, bDroNov1.hap1, whole genome shotgun sequence genomic region:
- the LOC112987850 gene encoding dual specificity protein phosphatase 22-A-like, with protein sequence MSKVVQGLYLGNIRDAEDRETLLRSGVTHILAVHSNAKPVLEGMTYLCISASDSSSQNLMQHFKECIKFIHECRLRGGGCLVHCLAGVSRSTTVLVAYLMTVTELSWEGCLAATRAVRSYVSPNCGFQQQLQEYEATLLTEYRAWIRRDYGRNPFGDQEELQRLLARQEQREQPGSREPSWVDAPAPVFPRPSGAGRGGWMSR encoded by the exons ATGAGCAAG GTGGTCCAAGGCCTCTATCTCGGGAACATCCGGG ACGCCGAGGACCGGGAAACCCTGCTGCGGAGCGGCGTGACCCACATCCTCGCGGTGCACAGCAACGCCAAGCCCGTGCTGGAG GGCATGACTTATCTCTGCATATCGGCCTCGGACTCCTCCAGTCAAAACCT GATGCAGCATTTCAAGGAGTGCATCAAATTCATCCACGAATGCCGGCTCCGGGGGGGAGGCTGCCTCGTGCACTG CCTGGCAGGGGTTTCCCGCAGCACCACCGTCCTGGTGGCTTACCTGATGACGGTCACCGAGCTGAGCTGGGAGGGCTGCCTGGCCGCCACCAGGGCCGTGCGCTCCTACGTCAGCCCCAACTGCggcttccagcagcagctgcaggagtaCGAGGCGACTTTGCTCACGGAG TACCGCGCCTGGATCCGGCGTGACTACGGCAGGAACCCGTTCGGCGACCAGGAGGAGCTGCAGCGCTTGCTGGCCCGGCaggagcagcgggagcagcccgggagccgggagccctCCTGGGTGGATGCTCCGGCTCCCGTTTTCCCGCGCCCCTCCGGCGCCGGCAGAGGCGGGTGGATGAGCAGATAA
- the LOC112987852 gene encoding cytochrome c oxidase subunit 4 isoform 1, mitochondrial, translating to MLASRAFSLIGKRAISTSICMRGHGQAGVVKAEDFSLPAYTDRRDVPLPEVAFVRDLSAQQKALKEKEKASWTALSVDEKVELYRIKFNESYAEMNRGSNEWKTVLGGVLFFLGVTGLFLVWQKMYMYGPIPHTFSDEWLATQTKRMLDMRINPVEGISSQWDFEKNEWKK from the exons ATGTTGGCTTCAAGGGCATTTAGTCTCATTGGCAAAAGAGCCATTTCCACTTCCATCTGCATGAGAGGACACGGACAGG CTGGAGTTGTGAAAGCAGAGGACTTCAGCCTTCCAGCATACACTGATCGCCGTGATGTTCCCCTGCCTGAAGTGGCCTTTGTAAGGGATCTGTCTGCTCAGCAGAAGgctctgaaagaaaaggaaaaggcatcgtGGACTGCTCTGTCCGTTGATGAGAAAGTTGAAT TGTATCGTATCAAATTCAATGAGAGCTATGCGGAAATGAACAGAGGATCAAATGAGTGGAAGACCGTCCTCGGTGGAGTACTGTTCTTTCTTGGCGTAACTGGTCTCTTCCTTGTTTGGCAGAAAATGTATA TGTATGGCCCTATTCCCCACACCTTCTCTGATGAGTGGTTGGCAACGCAGACGAAGAGAATGTTGGACATGCGGATTAATCCGGTTGAGGGCATCTCTTCCCAATGGGATTTTGAGAAGAACgaatggaaaaaatga